One part of the Pecten maximus chromosome 9, xPecMax1.1, whole genome shotgun sequence genome encodes these proteins:
- the LOC117333952 gene encoding putative protein FAM47C produces the protein MTYLQLLIHDFLTLLASYSPVCLITQPASYSPVCLITQSASYSPMCVITQPASYSPVCHHPTSQLQPHVSHHPTSQLQPRVCHHPTSQLQPRVCHHPTSQLQPRVCHHPTSQLQPRVDHHPTSQLQPRVCHNPTSQLQPHVCHHPTSQLQPHVCHHPTSQLQPRVCHNPTSQLQPRVSHHPTSQLQPRVCHHRTCQLQPHVDHHSTSQLQPRVCHHRTCQLQPHVCHHPISQLQSRVDHHAISQLQPRMCHHPTSQLQPRVCHHPTSHLQPRVCHHPTSQLQSRVCHHPTSQLQPRMCHHPTSQLQPRVCHHPTTQLQPRVCHHPTSHLHPRVCHHPTSHLQPRVCHHPTSQLQPRVCHRPTSQLQPRVCHHPTSHLQPRVCHNPTSQLQPRVCHHPTSQLQPRVSSPNQPVTAPCRSSLNQPVTATCLKRTDVLFDSSFVLHNLQYFY, from the coding sequence atgACATATCTACAACTACTCATCCACGATTTCCTCACCCTACTAGCCAGTTATAGCCCCGTGTGTCTCATCACCCAACCAGCCAGTTACAGTCCCGTGTGTCTCATCACCCAATCAGCCAGTTACAGCCCCATGTGTGTCATCACCCAACCAGCCAGTTACAGCCCCGTGTGTCATCACCCAACCAGCCAGTTACAGCCCCATGTGTCTCATCACCCAACCAGCCAGTTACAGCCCCGTGTGTGTCATCACCCAACCAGCCAGTTACAGCCCCGTGTGTGTCATCACCCAACCAGCCAGTTACAGCCCCGTGTGTGTCATCACCCAACCAGCCAGTTACAGCCCCGTGTGGATCATCACCCAACCAGCCAGTTACAGCCCCGTGTGTGTCATAACCCAACCAGCCAGTTACAGCCCCATGTGTGTCATCACCCAACCAGCCAGTTACAGCCCCATGTGTGTCATCACCCAACCAGCCAGTTACAGCCCCGTGTGTGTCATAACCCAACCAGCCAGTTACAGCCCCGTGTGTCTCATCACCCAACCAGCCAGTTACAGCCCCGTGTGTGTCACCACCGAACCTGCCAGTTACAGCCCCATGTAGATCATCACTCAACCAGCCAGTTACAGCCCCGTGTGTGTCATCACCGAACCTGCCAGTTACAGCCCCATGTGTGTCATCACCCAATCAGCCAGTTACAGTCCCGTGTGGATCATCACGCAATCAGCCAGTTACAGCCCCGTATGTGTCATCACCCAACCAGCCAGTTACAGCCCCGTGTGTGTCATCACCCAACCAGCCATTTACAACCCCGTGTGTGTCATCACCCAACCAGCCAGTTACAGTCCCGTGTGTGTCATCACCCAACCAGCCAGTTACAGCCCCGTATGTGTCATCACCCAACCAGCCAGTTGCAGCCCCGTGTGTGTCATCACCCAACCACTCAGTTACAGCCCCGTGTGTGTCATCACCCAACCAGCCACTTACATCCCCGTGTGTGTCATCACCCAACCAGCCATTTACAACCCCGTGTGTGTCATCACCCAACCAGCCAGTTACAACCCCGTGTGTGTCATCGCCCAACCAGCCAGTTACAGCCCCGTGTGTGTCATCACCCAACCAGCCATTTACAACCCCGTGTGTGTCATAACCCAACCAGCCAGTTACAGCCCCGTGTGTGTCATCACCCAACCAGCCAGCTACAGCCCCGTGTGTCATCACCCAACCAGCCAGTTACAGCCCCGTGTAGATCATCACTCAACCAGCCAGTTACAGCCACGTGTCTCAAGCGCACAGATGTTTTATTTGACTCTAGTTTTGTATTACATAATTTGCAATACTTTTATTAA
- the LOC117334491 gene encoding glycosylated lysosomal membrane protein B-like has translation MAITRGLGRVVSVLVSIAFVVLTNGYTPKRQLNTYLNPDCTDECGGGLAYVKARGDEDTLHFVFTTVGTPTALVIRTNTLTDREHDKLSFNWDKLRSNDTAGAIFAKNPLTKVLYSYGIIFTRLFQYNDTSDDADLSHYSTSGPELTVYDFLADDTEWENLMDTSSDELIVLKIHQTDPTKSTVIVNGSLTIQFHLFDHGDRSDDLPHLEYNEDITHFDFILHDIDTGNMSNARYGVETIFFSMDTDKGDMAIEDVKSIDDEYSPGVFSINNLVSRPAEKANGGFLQWKPICYMKATRSRAAGTAVKKYGPQTLTVAEKMSTNFINNSIAYAFYKADKIGDVKMTYSNFSFGLSKDGFFTKNNYTAWTGSLGYGVPPADKISTLVIGVISAGLGLPIVLMVFGGVFVCVKKRFRKSTSPSFSENRIN, from the exons ATGGCGATCACTAGAGGGTTAGGACGTGTTGTCTCTGTGTTGGTATCCATAGCATTTGTTGTTTTAACTAATGGTTACACACCAAAACGACAG TTAAACACATACCTGAACCCAGACTGTACTGATGAGTGCGGAGGGGGACTGGCCTATGTAAAGGCAAGGGGTGATGAAGACACCTTACACTTTGTGTTCACCACTGTGGGAACTCCCACCGCACTGGTGATCCGGACCAACACACTAACAGATAGAGAACATGACAAGCTGAGTTTCAACTGGGACAAACTGCGTTCAAATGACACAGCCGGAGCTATTTTCGCCAAAAATCCTCTCACTAAAGTTCTCTATTCTTATGGCATCATATTCACAAGG TTATTTCAGTACAATGACACTTCAGACGATGCAGACCTCTCCCACTACAGCACATCTGGCCCTGAGCTGACGGTGTACGATTTCCTAGCTGATGACACAGAGTGGGAGAATCTGATGGACACTTCATCAGATGAACTTATAGTATTAAAGATCCACCAGACGGATCCCACTAAATCAACTGTCATTGTTAACGGCTCCCTAACAATACAG TTCCACCTGTTTGACCACGGTGATAGATCAGATGACCTCCCTCATCTGGAATACAATGAGGATATCACACACTTTGACTTCATTCTCCACGATATTGACACAGGAAATATGTCTAATGCCCGCTACGGTGTGGAGACAATCTTCTTTAGTATGGACACAGACAAAGGTGATATGGCTATAGAGGATGTCAAGTCTATTGATGACGAGTACTCGCCGGGTGTATTTTCT ATAAACAACTTGGTAAGTCGACCAGCAGAAAAAGCAAACGGTGGATTCCTACAATGGAAGCCAATCTGTTATATGAAGGCGACCAGGTCTCGCGCCGCAGGAACTGCTGTGAAGAAGTATGGTCCACAAACTCTGACAGTGGCAGAAAAAATGTCCACAAATTTTATCAACAACAGTATAGCTTATGCTTTTTATAAAGCAGATAAAATTGGTGATGTTAAAATGACATATTCCAATTTCTCTTTTGGGCTTTCTAAGGATGGATTCTTCACCAAGAATAACTACACAGCATG gACGGGATCACTAGGCTATGGGGTTCCTCCGGCAGACAAAATATCCACACTTGTGATCGGGGTGATATCTGCAGGTCTTGGTCTTCCTATTGTCCTCATGGTCTTTGGtggtgtttttgtgtgtgtgaagaaAAGGTTTCGTAAATCCACTTCCCCAAGCTTCTCGGAGAACAGGATCAACTAA